In Notolabrus celidotus isolate fNotCel1 chromosome 10, fNotCel1.pri, whole genome shotgun sequence, one DNA window encodes the following:
- the LOC117819762 gene encoding helix-loop-helix protein 13 produces the protein MDQNIQFQTQMDTFLLDYTAASGQLSPWSSFGSQSMFPDAQLTFTDLDVGSPGASICAEGESSSVEDPLEMAKRRARRLVPHQPYKVQRHAANIRERKRMLSINSAFEELRCHVPTFPYEKRLSKIDTLRLAIAYIALLREILLSGCDPKSYVDECMKSGYKNRTNAIWNTSDLTARLSWIKWD, from the exons ATGGACCAAAACATCCAGTTTCAAACCCAGATGGACACCTTCCTGCTGGACTACACCGCGGCATCGGGCCAGCTCTCGCCTTGGTCCTCTTTCGGGAGCCAGTCCATGTTCCCGGACGCACAGCTGACCTTTACCGACCTGGACGTGGGCTCCCCAGGGGCGAGCATCTGTGCTGAGGGTGAGAGCTCCTCAGTGGAAGATCCCCTGGAGATGGCCAAGCGCAGGGCGCGGCGACTGGTGCCCCATCAGCCCTACAAGGTGCAGCGCCACGCCGCCAACATccgggagaggaagaggatgctGAGCATCAATTCTGCCTTTGAAGAGCTGCGCTGCCACGTGCCAACCTTTCCCTATGAGAAGCGACTGTCCAAGATAGACACGCTGAGACTGGCCATAGCTTACATCGCCCTGCTGAGAGAGATCCTCCTGTCAGGCTGCGACCCCAAATCATACGTGGATGAGTGCATGAAGAGCGgctacaagaaccgaaccaacGCCATCTGGAACACAAGTG ATCTGACAGCCCGTCTCTCTTGGATAAAGTGGGATTAA